CGGGAACCGTGTACGCGCAAAAGTCGTCAAGAACAAGCTAAGTCCCCCCTTCCGCACCGCCGAGTTCGAGATTCTGTTCGATGAGGGTATTTCGGAAGAAGGCGACGTGCTCGACATGGCCATTGCCGAGAAGCTTATTCAGAAAAGCGGCTCATGGTTCTCGCTCGACGGAGAGAACCTGGGCCAGGGCAGGGAGAACACCCGGATCTTCTTGAAAGACCACCCCGAAATCGTCGAAAAACTCACGAACGAAATCCTGCGGACCAAACAACTCAAGTGGTTCGAAAGCTCCGAAGCCGCTACTACCGAAGAGAAGGCAGAAGTCCCCGATTAAAAGCCGTTCGCAAGAAAAGCCCCCACGGGGCGCCCGTTCCGGGCAATATGCCCGGATATGGCTTCTGGCGTTGCTCGTCCTCAGCGGAGTGCTGGCCGCGGCTACGCTGTTTGTGGAGTACCGCCTTGAAACCGTGCGCCAAATGCTGCTGAAGGCGGCCGAGACGCACCTGGGTATCGCTCTCGAGGCGGATTCCGTTGCCGTAGCGGGTATACGCGGGATTCGCGTGGATGATTTGCGCATCGACTTCGCACCGGAGCGAGGCCCTCTCGCCAGCATTCGGGCGCCCGTGACGTATATCTATATCGACGTCATCGGCCTCCTGTACGGCGAATTGAACATCGATCGCCTTGAGCTCGACCATGCCCAGTTCCTGTTGCGCCGAGTACCAGGAGAAGCCTGGTACAATCCCCAAGACCCTACCTTCATCGCCCCAAAGGGCGGGAAACTTCTATCCGAGGGCACTTTCCGGGTATTGGGGAAGCAGTGCACTCTCCAGGTGGAAAACGTCGTGCGCGACACAACGCTTTCCATCGAGAACCTCGATTTTGATGTCTATCGTCTGCCCCAATCCGAACAGGTCCTCGCCAACGCGTCGGGGACCTTGAACGGCCGAACGGAAAGCCAGCTCGATGCAAATCTGATCTATACGTCGCCTCGGGATTTCGAGCTGAAAGTCGAGTCCAGCCGTCTCACTACGGCCGACGTCAACGTGTTTCTGCCGGCTTCCAAGCAGTTCGTCCAGTCTGGGGCCGCTAAACCCAAAGTGCGCGTCGTGGCATACCCGGACATGACCCTCATGGTCTGGCTGGAATCCGCTTTCGAGAACCTCACTATTCGAGACCACCCCCCATTCCTCGGCCCGGCAACCGGCTCACTCGAAGTACTCGCCTCGTACAACACGGTTTCGAACAAGCTGACCCTCAATTCCGCCTCCGCGGAATCCGCGGAGATTGGCGTGGGGAAACTCTCCGGTTCCATTTCTTTTCAAAAGGAAACCCCGGAATTCGACCTGCGCATCGAGAGTTCGCGCCTGCCCTTGGCGGAAATCCTCGACCTTGCCGTTACCGGACGTTTGCAGGAGCAGGGCAAGCTTGACGTGAAGCTTGCAGAACCCTACCAGATATCACTGGCTCTCACAGGCAACATTGAAGAGCCCCACATCGCCGCCCAAGCCGCCGCCGCAGGTGGAACCTTGGCCTTTGCGCCGCTCGACGAACGCCTTCCTGCGGTCGAAATCGCACTGGACGACATCAAGGGCGCATGGGACTCACAGGACCAAATCGCGCGAGCATCCCTCACCATCGCCGACGGAAAAGTCTCGCAGAAGACGTACGGCGTAGATGTCCAGAACATCTCCGGCCGGGTCAGCCTCGAAGACCGCGCGATTCAGATTCAACCCCTCAATTTCGTGTTCCAAGGCAACCCTATGGTCGGCGGACTGTCCTACAACTTCGCCGATAAGACGGGTTCCGCCTCGCTCAGCGGGACTATCGCCAATCTTGAAGATACGCACCTGGTCAATGCCATACGAGACATCGTCCTCTCCGGCAGCGCCACCCTCAAGGCTTCCGCAGACATCAAACCCGGACGCATGAACGCGGAATTCGCCGTCGAACTTACCCAGGCGCAAGTTGACTACAAATGGTTCTTCCGCAAACCGTTCGGGCTCGGGGTGACCCTGCAGGGAAACGCAGACATCACACCAGGCAAAGAGGTCACCCTCAAAGGGCAAGTCAAGGCGGCCGAAACCCTGTTGGACGCTGATATGCATCTGGCCAAGTCAGGGCGC
The sequence above is drawn from the Candidatus Hydrogenedentota bacterium genome and encodes:
- a CDS encoding AsmA-like C-terminal region-containing protein encodes the protein MLVLSGVLAAATLFVEYRLETVRQMLLKAAETHLGIALEADSVAVAGIRGIRVDDLRIDFAPERGPLASIRAPVTYIYIDVIGLLYGELNIDRLELDHAQFLLRRVPGEAWYNPQDPTFIAPKGGKLLSEGTFRVLGKQCTLQVENVVRDTTLSIENLDFDVYRLPQSEQVLANASGTLNGRTESQLDANLIYTSPRDFELKVESSRLTTADVNVFLPASKQFVQSGAAKPKVRVVAYPDMTLMVWLESAFENLTIRDHPPFLGPATGSLEVLASYNTVSNKLTLNSASAESAEIGVGKLSGSISFQKETPEFDLRIESSRLPLAEILDLAVTGRLQEQGKLDVKLAEPYQISLALTGNIEEPHIAAQAAAAGGTLAFAPLDERLPAVEIALDDIKGAWDSQDQIARASLTIADGKVSQKTYGVDVQNISGRVSLEDRAIQIQPLNFVFQGNPMVGGLSYNFADKTGSASLSGTIANLEDTHLVNAIRDIVLSGSATLKASADIKPGRMNAEFAVELTQAQVDYKWFFRKPFGLGVTLQGNADITPGKEVTLKGQVKAAETLLDADMHLAKSGRKWSLQHSLTTADKADIAMVAKCLRLPYEPRGKTLEKVSYDWTRDKVQPNEWHALLECRLDELELLPTDIETPHLLKDATLRLAVTRGSPSTGELWLHAADASTPPFGVKWFTPLRCPPELIDRFPSVPRDWVFHLEADHLVASPWEGTAFSGEAYFTEAEVGIRDFQAKVGQEGRVKGNYTLSRAQNAYETSFVWDSIPAAPLLKHLKFPEVLDGTVNGNVTYSMDRDDPHTLSGEGRFDIRQGRFNADFIFAQFKDQLQEGADMLPPSLQFDRMTSQVTFKNDVVTTKNIELFAQGIKITGDGSYVTRGDMDYDIKLAIAPDTAERIPALRDNFTLQGYRLANRDLELEFHIQGPTLRPKSELASLPSPSITLVSGALETTSQVVQVLDLPRKILVDVFKIGAGIMGARKPPENSDQ